One region of Streptomyces davaonensis JCM 4913 genomic DNA includes:
- a CDS encoding (2Fe-2S)-binding protein: MPVPRSATTDAYIRLTEVLPSLGVTELGPSDPMPTGSGWVSAADLAAAEAPLDAFLAWDDAQILRDYDQRARPDVTATFGLHRYAWPACLLITVPWFLHRRVPRLPVTHVSYDRTAPGLAIGRLAVRPTAGFACLPGDPAAHLPGARVVPDEEALRTEVRAAVAEHLEPVLAGFGPRMRRRGRALWGMATDEIVESLWYVAHLLGEEERATRELELLLPGSTKPYAGSAAFRVLTGPNGESLPTRDRVSCCMFYTLRPEDTCATCPRTCDAERVTKLLATAS, from the coding sequence ATGCCTGTGCCCCGTTCGGCCACCACGGACGCGTACATACGGCTCACCGAGGTCCTCCCATCACTCGGGGTCACCGAGCTCGGCCCCTCGGACCCCATGCCCACCGGCTCCGGCTGGGTCTCCGCCGCCGACCTCGCCGCCGCCGAGGCCCCCCTCGACGCCTTCCTGGCCTGGGACGACGCCCAGATCCTGCGCGACTACGACCAGCGGGCCCGCCCGGACGTCACCGCCACCTTCGGCCTGCACCGCTACGCCTGGCCCGCCTGTCTGCTGATCACCGTCCCCTGGTTCCTGCACCGCCGCGTCCCGCGCCTGCCCGTGACACATGTCTCCTACGACCGCACCGCCCCCGGCCTCGCCATCGGCCGGCTCGCCGTCCGCCCGACCGCCGGCTTCGCCTGCCTGCCCGGCGACCCGGCGGCGCACCTGCCCGGCGCCCGGGTGGTCCCCGACGAGGAGGCCCTGCGCACCGAGGTCCGTGCGGCCGTCGCCGAACACCTCGAACCCGTCCTCGCCGGATTCGGCCCCCGGATGCGCCGCCGCGGCCGCGCCCTGTGGGGCATGGCGACCGACGAGATCGTCGAGAGCCTGTGGTACGTCGCCCATCTGCTGGGCGAGGAGGAGCGCGCGACGCGCGAACTGGAACTGCTGCTGCCCGGCTCGACCAAGCCGTACGCCGGTTCCGCCGCGTTCCGTGTCCTGACCGGCCCGAACGGTGAGTCGCTGCCCACCCGGGACCGGGTGAGCTGCTGCATGTTCTACACCCTGCGCCCCGAGGACACCTGCGCCACCTGCCCGCGCACCTGCGACGCCGAACGCGTCACCAAGCTTCTGGCGACGGCGAGTTGA
- a CDS encoding DUF2637 domain-containing protein, giving the protein MRLTDISLNWLLPGAVLLLGTLAAVAVLARGKRSSGKDTSADDSWERSEERRRRKEAIYGTASYVLLFCCAAVAAALSFHGLVGFGEQNLGLTNGWQYLVPFGLDGAAMFCSVLAVREASHGDAALGSRILVWTFAFAAAWFNWVHAPRGIGHDGAPHFFAGMSMSAAVLFDRALKQTRRAALREQGLVPRPLPQIRIVRWLRAPRETYKAWSLMLLENVRSLDEAVEEVREEKLKKDEQRMRRREAHRVERAQLRAISRGHRGFVGRGGGRQVEMQAVERGSDRVTAEPAISTPEQLPVRTRPSLQPVRKGSDPVTVDLTAEDDTMALPRLDSLERKLKDLEQQFG; this is encoded by the coding sequence ATGAGACTTACCGACATATCGCTGAACTGGCTGCTTCCGGGCGCCGTACTGCTCCTGGGCACGCTGGCGGCGGTGGCGGTGCTCGCGCGCGGAAAGCGCTCCTCGGGGAAGGACACGAGTGCCGACGACTCGTGGGAGCGCAGCGAAGAACGCCGCAGGCGCAAGGAGGCCATCTATGGGACCGCCTCCTATGTGCTCCTGTTCTGCTGTGCCGCGGTGGCCGCGGCACTCTCCTTCCACGGACTGGTCGGATTCGGCGAGCAGAACCTCGGCCTCACCAACGGCTGGCAGTACCTGGTCCCCTTCGGCCTGGACGGGGCCGCGATGTTCTGCTCCGTGCTCGCCGTGCGTGAGGCGAGCCACGGTGACGCGGCGCTCGGCTCCCGGATACTCGTGTGGACGTTCGCGTTCGCCGCGGCCTGGTTCAACTGGGTGCACGCGCCCAGGGGGATCGGCCACGACGGCGCCCCGCACTTCTTCGCCGGCATGTCCATGTCCGCGGCGGTGCTCTTCGACCGGGCTCTGAAGCAGACCCGCCGGGCCGCGCTGCGGGAGCAGGGCCTGGTCCCGAGGCCGCTGCCGCAGATCCGCATCGTCCGCTGGCTGCGGGCGCCCCGGGAGACGTACAAGGCCTGGTCCCTGATGCTCCTGGAGAACGTGCGCAGCCTGGACGAGGCGGTCGAGGAGGTGCGCGAGGAGAAGCTGAAGAAGGACGAGCAGCGGATGCGGCGCCGCGAGGCGCATCGCGTGGAGCGCGCCCAGCTGCGGGCGATCAGCCGCGGTCACCGCGGTTTCGTCGGCCGCGGCGGCGGCCGCCAGGTCGAGATGCAGGCGGTGGAGCGGGGCTCCGATCGGGTCACCGCGGAGCCTGCCATATCGACGCCGGAGCAGCTGCCCGTACGTACGCGTCCCTCACTTCAGCCCGTACGCAAAGGTTCTGACCCGGTGACCGTCGATCTCACCGCGGAGGACGACACCATGGCCCTGCCGCGGCTGGACTCCCTGGAGCGCAAGCTCAAGGACCTGGAGCAGCAGTTCGGCTGA
- a CDS encoding ATP-binding protein, with amino-acid sequence MKRQARGGGPIAIGAFSADTEDTADGGAEAASTCGLRRRLGRADLRAVPAARKELRELLHDWGRPGRSEIAELLTSELVTNALVHTDRDAVLTATVGPRGLRVEVRDFVARRPRLRVPTADDGTHGRGLVLVQSLADAWGVRPHGVGKAVWFELGAEAA; translated from the coding sequence ATGAAGAGGCAGGCACGAGGGGGCGGTCCCATCGCGATCGGGGCCTTCTCGGCGGACACGGAGGACACGGCGGACGGGGGCGCGGAAGCGGCGTCGACCTGCGGGCTCAGGCGCAGGCTCGGGCGCGCCGACCTCAGGGCGGTACCCGCTGCGCGCAAGGAGCTCAGGGAGCTGTTGCACGACTGGGGCAGGCCCGGGCGATCCGAGATAGCCGAGCTGTTGACCAGTGAACTCGTCACCAACGCACTCGTCCACACCGACCGCGACGCGGTCCTGACCGCCACCGTGGGACCACGTGGGCTACGGGTGGAGGTACGGGACTTCGTGGCCCGCAGGCCCCGGCTGCGCGTACCGACCGCCGACGACGGTACGCACGGCCGGGGCCTGGTGCTGGTCCAGTCCCTCGCTGACGCGTGGGGGGTGCGGCCGCACGGGGTGGGCAAGGCCGTGTGGTTCGAGCTGGGCGCGGAGGCCGCATGA
- a CDS encoding helix-turn-helix domain-containing protein — translation MSAQDEVAEFAALLRQFKERTDRSYGSLARRLGMNTSTLHRYCAGDAVPQDFAPVERFAALCGATPEERMELHRRWLSAVAARQRPRGASVGAEETETEGAGAKPEAEAAVEAGPAGEAEATVGASPALDLDPEPEPEPEVDDATPDPARTPPRPRPWYRRRRITVAAAVGSVLLATLGTLTALDTDRGERGGGKGGAAAPRTSAPGATKSPSPTTSASPSATDPAPSKSGSAKPSSPTTEPSTGAPGSKGANVGGLPLTWTADSHVWAQGCGHDYVVDRPPAKVPPPPPPQDARTWAGSQGAVHGRETMVRISVQGKSSTAVVLEALRVRVVGRAAPAEGNSYVMDQGCGGAVTPRSFDVDLDKDRPIAHPVDGNDSGTTIPAMRLPYRVSAEDPEVLLVTARTKGCECSWYLELDWSSQGRTGTIRIDDEGRPFRTTGIEGLPRYMYDTLNREWGPYS, via the coding sequence GTGTCGGCACAGGACGAGGTAGCCGAGTTCGCGGCACTGCTGCGGCAGTTCAAGGAGCGGACCGATCGCAGTTACGGCTCGCTGGCCCGCCGGCTGGGCATGAACACCTCCACGCTGCACCGCTATTGCGCCGGGGACGCGGTCCCCCAGGACTTCGCCCCGGTGGAACGCTTCGCCGCGCTGTGCGGGGCGACGCCGGAGGAGCGCATGGAGCTCCACCGACGGTGGCTGTCGGCGGTGGCGGCTCGGCAGCGGCCTCGGGGGGCGAGCGTGGGGGCGGAGGAGACCGAGACGGAGGGCGCTGGGGCCAAGCCGGAAGCCGAAGCCGCCGTCGAGGCCGGACCCGCCGGCGAAGCCGAAGCCACCGTCGGCGCCAGCCCCGCTCTCGACCTCGACCCCGAACCCGAGCCCGAGCCCGAAGTCGACGACGCGACGCCCGATCCGGCCCGCACCCCACCGCGCCCCCGTCCCTGGTACCGCCGCCGAAGGATCACCGTCGCCGCGGCCGTGGGCTCCGTACTGCTCGCCACCCTGGGCACGCTCACCGCCCTGGACACCGACCGGGGCGAGCGAGGCGGCGGGAAGGGCGGGGCCGCGGCGCCCCGGACGTCCGCGCCCGGCGCGACGAAGAGCCCCTCCCCCACCACCTCCGCGTCGCCCTCCGCCACCGATCCGGCGCCCTCGAAGAGCGGTTCGGCGAAGCCCTCCTCGCCCACCACCGAGCCGAGCACCGGCGCGCCGGGCTCGAAGGGCGCGAACGTCGGCGGGCTGCCGCTCACCTGGACCGCCGATTCGCATGTGTGGGCGCAGGGGTGCGGCCACGACTACGTCGTCGACCGGCCTCCGGCGAAGGTGCCGCCGCCTCCGCCCCCGCAGGACGCCCGGACCTGGGCGGGGTCGCAGGGCGCGGTGCACGGGCGGGAGACGATGGTGCGGATCTCGGTGCAGGGGAAGTCGTCCACGGCCGTCGTACTGGAGGCGCTGCGGGTCCGGGTGGTCGGCCGCGCGGCGCCCGCCGAGGGCAACTCCTATGTCATGGACCAGGGTTGCGGCGGGGCGGTGACCCCGCGCTCGTTCGATGTGGACCTGGACAAGGACCGCCCGATCGCCCACCCGGTCGACGGCAACGACTCCGGCACCACCATCCCGGCGATGCGCCTGCCCTACCGGGTCTCCGCCGAGGACCCGGAGGTCCTGCTGGTCACGGCCCGCACCAAGGGCTGCGAGTGCAGCTGGTACCTCGAACTGGACTGGTCCTCCCAGGGCCGCACCGGAACGATCCGCATCGACGACGAGGGCCGCCCCTTCCGCACCACAGGGATCGAGGGCCTGCCCCGGTACATGTACGACACCCTGAATCGCGAGTGGGGGCCGTACAGCTAG
- a CDS encoding pyruvate dehydrogenase, giving the protein MAKQNVAEQFVDILVRAGVERLYGVVGDSLNPVVDAVRRSSGIEWVHVRHEETAAFAAGAEAQITGKLTACAGSCGPGNLHLINGLYDAHRSMAPVLALASHIPSGEIGLGYFQETHPDRLFAECSHYSELISSPQQMPRLLQTAIQHAVGRSGVSVVALPGDIADRPAPAKPVETALVTTRPTVRPGDTEIDQLVRMIDAADKVTLFCGSGTAGAHAEVMEFAEKIKSPVGHALRGKEHIQYDNPYDVGMSGLLGYGAAYEATHECDLLILLGTDFPYNAFLPDDVKIAQVDVRPEHLGRRSKLDLAVWGDVRETLRCLIPRVRSKENRRFLDKMLKKHADALEGVVKAYTRKVEKHVPIHPEYVASVLDELADDDAVFTVDTGMCNVWAARYITPNGRRRVIGSFSHGSMANALPMAIGAQFTDRRRQVVSMSGDGGFAMLMGDFLTLVQHDLPVKVVLFNNSSLSMVELEMLVAGLPSYGTTNKNPDFAAVARACGAFGVRVEKPKQLAGALKDAFRHKGPALVDIVTDPNALSIPPRISAEMVTGFALSASKIVLDGGVGRMLQMARSNLRNVPRP; this is encoded by the coding sequence ATGGCCAAGCAGAACGTCGCGGAACAGTTCGTCGACATCCTCGTCCGCGCCGGGGTCGAGCGCCTCTACGGCGTCGTCGGCGACAGCCTCAACCCCGTCGTGGACGCCGTACGCCGCAGCTCCGGCATCGAGTGGGTGCACGTCCGCCACGAGGAGACCGCCGCCTTCGCGGCCGGCGCGGAGGCGCAGATCACCGGGAAGCTCACGGCCTGCGCGGGCTCCTGCGGCCCCGGCAACCTCCACCTCATCAACGGCCTCTACGACGCCCACCGCTCCATGGCCCCGGTCCTCGCCCTCGCTTCGCACATCCCCTCCGGCGAGATCGGCCTCGGCTACTTCCAGGAGACCCACCCGGACCGACTGTTCGCCGAGTGCAGCCACTACAGCGAGCTGATCTCCAGCCCGCAGCAGATGCCGCGGCTGCTCCAGACCGCCATCCAGCACGCCGTCGGCCGCTCCGGCGTCAGCGTGGTCGCCCTCCCCGGTGACATCGCCGACCGGCCCGCCCCCGCCAAGCCCGTCGAGACCGCCCTGGTCACCACCCGGCCCACGGTCCGCCCCGGCGACACCGAGATCGACCAGCTCGTGCGGATGATCGACGCGGCCGACAAGGTCACCCTCTTCTGCGGCAGCGGCACCGCGGGCGCGCACGCGGAGGTCATGGAGTTCGCCGAGAAGATCAAGTCCCCGGTGGGACACGCGCTGCGGGGCAAGGAGCACATCCAGTACGACAACCCCTATGACGTCGGCATGAGCGGCCTCCTCGGCTACGGCGCCGCCTACGAGGCCACCCATGAATGCGATCTGCTGATCCTGCTCGGCACGGACTTCCCGTACAACGCCTTCCTGCCCGATGACGTGAAGATCGCGCAGGTCGACGTCCGGCCCGAACACCTCGGCCGCCGTTCCAAGCTGGACCTCGCGGTGTGGGGCGACGTCCGCGAGACGCTGCGCTGTCTCATCCCGCGGGTGCGGAGCAAGGAGAACCGGCGCTTCCTCGACAAGATGCTGAAGAAGCACGCCGACGCGCTGGAGGGGGTCGTCAAGGCGTACACCAGGAAGGTCGAGAAGCACGTCCCGATCCACCCCGAGTACGTCGCCTCGGTGCTGGACGAACTCGCCGACGACGACGCGGTGTTCACGGTCGACACCGGGATGTGCAATGTCTGGGCCGCCCGCTACATCACTCCCAACGGCCGCCGCCGGGTGATCGGTTCCTTCTCCCACGGCTCGATGGCGAACGCGCTGCCCATGGCGATCGGCGCCCAGTTCACCGACCGCCGCCGCCAGGTCGTGTCGATGTCCGGCGACGGCGGATTCGCCATGCTGATGGGCGACTTCCTCACGCTGGTGCAGCACGACCTGCCGGTGAAGGTCGTCCTGTTCAACAACTCCTCGCTCAGCATGGTGGAGTTGGAGATGCTGGTCGCGGGACTGCCCTCGTACGGCACCACCAACAAGAACCCCGACTTCGCGGCCGTGGCCCGCGCCTGCGGTGCCTTCGGCGTCCGCGTGGAGAAGCCCAAGCAGCTGGCCGGCGCCCTCAAGGACGCCTTCCGGCACAAGGGGCCGGCCCTCGTCGACATCGTGACCGACCCCAACGCCCTGTCCATCCCACCGAGGATCAGCGCCGAGATGGTCACCGGCTTCGCCCTGTCCGCCTCGAAGATCGTCCTCGACGGCGGAGTGGGGCGCATGCTCCAGATGGCCCGCTCCAACCTCCGCAACGTGCCCCGTCCCTAG
- a CDS encoding PP2C family serine/threonine-protein phosphatase, with the protein MSQQGGRPTGRDDDWWTQLYDDSREDTGPTAAPDSLDDRFASAESAVSAGSRAAGAAPVPKQGGTPAARASDPAPTQIPTPRTEQPSSIDYVGSGPPTYAAEPTALPPADPDDLDDLVADTVLDGAHYGACTLRAASVRGDSARYRGEPRRDSLLTARFGSGDTALVLVAMATGARATPGAHRASAEACFWIGRAVGRSHARLAEDLRAARRGDLKSGLHRLTDRSLGKLRASAAEQGIDPEEYAATLRCLLLPADPDCRTRVFFGIGEGGLFRLRDGEWQDIEPRVTDAVGEAVVGFGSLPSETPEGDRLTMDLGIPTPPSPYEVAPEPPREPFRFRASVARPGDTLLMCTGGLAEPLRGEAELAHHLTGRWSGPTPPGLAAFLADTQVRVKGYADDRTAAAVWES; encoded by the coding sequence ATGAGCCAGCAGGGGGGAAGGCCCACCGGTAGGGACGACGACTGGTGGACGCAGTTGTACGACGACTCCAGGGAGGACACGGGCCCCACGGCGGCCCCGGACTCCCTGGACGACAGGTTCGCCTCGGCGGAGTCCGCTGTTTCCGCGGGCAGTCGTGCCGCTGGGGCGGCACCCGTCCCAAAGCAAGGCGGCACCCCGGCGGCGCGGGCAAGCGATCCCGCCCCCACGCAGATCCCGACTCCGCGCACCGAGCAACCGTCCTCCATCGACTACGTAGGCTCGGGTCCCCCCACCTATGCAGCCGAACCCACAGCCCTACCTCCCGCGGACCCCGACGACCTGGACGACCTGGTAGCCGACACGGTCCTGGACGGCGCCCACTACGGCGCCTGCACTCTCCGCGCCGCCTCCGTCCGAGGGGACTCCGCCCGCTACCGCGGTGAACCCCGCCGGGACTCCCTCCTCACGGCCCGGTTCGGCTCCGGAGACACCGCGCTCGTGCTCGTCGCCATGGCCACCGGCGCCCGCGCCACCCCGGGCGCCCACCGCGCCTCCGCCGAGGCCTGTTTCTGGATCGGCAGGGCCGTCGGACGCAGTCACGCCCGGCTCGCCGAGGACCTGCGCGCCGCCCGCCGCGGCGACCTCAAGTCCGGCCTGCACCGCCTCACCGACCGCAGCCTCGGCAAACTCCGCGCCAGCGCCGCCGAACAGGGCATCGACCCGGAGGAGTACGCGGCCACCCTGCGCTGTCTCCTCCTCCCCGCCGACCCCGACTGCCGCACCCGCGTCTTCTTCGGCATCGGTGAGGGCGGCCTGTTCCGCCTCCGGGACGGCGAGTGGCAGGACATCGAACCCCGGGTCACGGACGCCGTCGGCGAGGCCGTCGTGGGCTTCGGCTCGCTGCCGTCCGAGACACCGGAGGGCGACCGCCTCACCATGGACCTGGGCATCCCCACACCCCCGAGCCCCTACGAGGTCGCCCCCGAACCACCCCGGGAACCCTTCCGCTTCCGCGCCTCGGTGGCCCGTCCGGGTGACACGCTGCTGATGTGCACCGGCGGCCTCGCCGAACCCCTGCGCGGCGAGGCGGAACTCGCCCACCACCTCACCGGCCGCTGGTCCGGCCCCACCCCGCCCGGCCTCGCCGCCTTCCTCGCCGACACCCAGGTCCGGGTCAAGGGCTACGCCGACGACCGTACGGCCGCCGCCGTCTGGGAGAGCTGA
- a CDS encoding S8 family serine peptidase, with protein MGRAISRTALGAATAAVLAVTAAVPTQASDGGPRALTGSPAATGAGSVVTLVTGDRVLVTKDGAVALPGDDGRTPFTQTRRSGDDLYVYPESAVEALAAGRVDEELFNVTGLVRQGYDDAHRDTLPLIATYGTDAVPRALPRGAERGLTLDAIDGVALEADKEQAAGFWSEVTKSRGPVRKLWLDAKVEATLDRSTRQVNAPEAWAAGYDGKGTKVAVLDTGVDAEHPDLKGRIAASKNFTDSQDASDRDGHGTHTTSTVGGSGSASDGKKKGVAPGAELLNGKVLNDYGYGETSWIIAGMQWAVDEGADVVSMSLGNPARTDCSDPMALAAEELARTSENTLFVIAAGNTGPGNNTVSSPGCAPGVLTVGAVDRDDSTASFSSRGPVYGAHTLKPEITAPGVGISAANAGGRGVYAYQSMSGTSMATPHVAGAAAIVSQRHPDWSAQRVKAALVSSAETGIPGDVRATGGGRLDVRAAVEQTVLGAPAVQGGTFDWPQHPSDRTTVTVPYTNTSDEPVKLRLSVAGVTGNDGSAVRARIARLTDRTVTVPAGGTAEVPLTLDPTATLTRAQYGDITGRVLATADGVTVSTPFALYVQPETVTLRVKLLDRLGKPADGSSSVDLIGTDDASGERRFNEGATDQTYAVRPGSYFLSSFITTPQAEGTLVDSLAYLARPQLEIRGDTTVVLDAREAHRLEIDTDRPAEVRSATLGFARSWDDTWLHAGTAAGGRTLGGYYASVTGLARDGDFEFDSFWRAAAPQISELAVVGGPSLHPTTGHLGSANLDGAGQADLYDAKSGTAQELSGAKGRIALVRLPDGDSAGTVATRAQAAGAVALIVHRDAPGRWYPSVGFAGGPLPVLAVPADEAAALLAAGDVTLRWKAIAKSPYVYNLAFPESGPVRSERTYRVRDSDLAATRATYRSMAGTGTDHIDMESMTRPGGLSAYFGQLETVPAPFTRTEYHSTGDTAWRQDVSSSFPWGEFMVDPARTYAEGEHGTEEWYGGVVTPVTPLDDSGRAALAAERQGDLIGVAPGFWGDGQHQGLQGSFGDIGGMVLKRNGEMIGESPYPFGVFTVPAEDSAYELTLNTAKFGQPARVWKRSTSTTTTWSFRSALDEDVSSQGIPLLFPRYDLPEDGLKALPAEDGQRIALTATGHAGYQPGELTEVRLSYSYDEGETWTEARTVRRDGTWEAVVDHGGATGKPVTLRTELTDAKGNSVSQTVQRAYDVR; from the coding sequence TTGGGGAGAGCGATATCGAGGACGGCCCTCGGCGCGGCGACCGCCGCCGTCCTGGCCGTCACGGCAGCCGTACCCACGCAAGCGTCCGACGGCGGGCCGAGAGCGCTGACCGGCAGCCCGGCCGCCACCGGCGCCGGTTCCGTCGTCACTCTCGTCACCGGCGACCGGGTCCTCGTCACGAAGGACGGGGCAGTCGCTCTGCCCGGTGACGACGGCCGGACCCCCTTCACCCAGACCCGCCGCTCCGGCGACGACCTGTACGTCTACCCCGAGAGCGCGGTCGAGGCGCTCGCCGCGGGCCGGGTCGACGAGGAACTGTTCAATGTCACCGGGCTGGTCCGGCAGGGCTACGACGACGCCCACCGCGACACGCTCCCGCTGATCGCGACCTACGGCACCGACGCCGTCCCGCGTGCCCTGCCGCGCGGCGCCGAACGTGGGCTCACTCTCGACGCCATCGACGGCGTCGCCCTGGAGGCGGACAAGGAGCAGGCGGCCGGGTTCTGGTCCGAGGTCACCAAGTCCCGCGGCCCGGTACGGAAGTTGTGGCTCGACGCCAAGGTCGAGGCCACGCTGGACCGTTCGACCCGGCAGGTGAACGCTCCCGAGGCCTGGGCCGCCGGTTACGACGGCAAGGGAACCAAGGTTGCCGTCCTGGACACCGGCGTCGACGCCGAACACCCCGACCTCAAGGGCCGGATCGCCGCCTCGAAGAACTTCACCGACTCCCAGGACGCGAGCGACCGCGACGGCCACGGCACCCACACCACCTCCACCGTCGGCGGCTCCGGCTCCGCGAGCGACGGGAAGAAGAAGGGCGTCGCGCCCGGCGCGGAGCTGCTCAACGGCAAGGTCCTCAATGACTACGGCTACGGCGAGACCTCCTGGATCATCGCCGGAATGCAGTGGGCGGTCGACGAGGGCGCCGACGTCGTCTCCATGAGCCTCGGCAACCCCGCCCGCACCGACTGCTCCGACCCGATGGCGCTGGCCGCCGAGGAGCTGGCCCGCACCAGCGAGAACACCCTGTTCGTCATCGCAGCGGGCAACACCGGACCCGGCAACAACACGGTCTCGTCGCCCGGTTGCGCCCCCGGCGTGCTCACCGTCGGCGCCGTCGACCGCGACGACTCCACGGCCTCCTTCTCCAGCCGCGGCCCGGTGTACGGCGCGCACACCCTCAAGCCCGAGATCACCGCCCCGGGCGTCGGCATCTCCGCGGCCAACGCGGGCGGCCGGGGCGTGTACGCCTACCAGTCCATGAGCGGTACGTCGATGGCGACCCCGCATGTCGCGGGTGCCGCCGCCATCGTCAGCCAACGGCACCCCGACTGGTCCGCCCAGCGCGTCAAGGCGGCCCTCGTCTCCTCCGCCGAGACCGGCATCCCCGGCGACGTCCGCGCCACCGGCGGCGGACGCCTGGACGTCCGGGCGGCCGTCGAGCAGACGGTGCTCGGCGCGCCCGCCGTGCAGGGCGGCACCTTCGACTGGCCGCAGCACCCGAGCGACCGCACCACGGTGACCGTGCCCTACACCAACACCTCCGACGAGCCGGTGAAGTTGAGGCTCTCGGTGGCCGGGGTCACCGGCAACGACGGTTCCGCTGTCCGCGCACGGATCGCCCGGCTCACCGACCGCACGGTCACCGTCCCGGCCGGCGGCACCGCCGAGGTCCCGCTGACGCTCGACCCGACGGCCACCCTGACCCGGGCCCAGTACGGCGACATCACCGGACGCGTGCTGGCCACGGCCGACGGCGTCACCGTCTCGACGCCCTTCGCGCTGTACGTCCAGCCCGAGACGGTCACCCTGCGGGTGAAACTCCTCGACCGGCTCGGCAAGCCCGCCGACGGCTCCTCCTCGGTCGACCTGATCGGCACCGACGACGCGAGCGGGGAGCGCCGGTTCAACGAGGGCGCCACGGACCAGACGTACGCCGTCCGGCCGGGCAGCTACTTCCTCTCCTCCTTCATCACCACCCCACAGGCCGAGGGGACGCTCGTGGACTCCCTGGCCTATCTGGCCCGCCCGCAGCTGGAGATCCGCGGTGACACCACCGTCGTCCTCGACGCCCGGGAGGCCCACCGGCTGGAGATCGACACCGACCGGCCGGCCGAAGTCCGAAGCGCCACCCTCGGGTTCGCCCGGAGCTGGGACGACACCTGGCTGCACGCGGGCACCGCGGCGGGCGGCCGGACCCTCGGCGGCTACTACGCCTCGGTCACCGGTCTGGCCCGCGACGGCGACTTCGAGTTCGACAGCTTCTGGCGCGCCGCGGCCCCGCAGATCTCCGAACTCGCGGTCGTCGGCGGCCCGTCGCTCCACCCGACCACGGGCCACCTCGGCTCGGCCAACCTCGACGGCGCCGGGCAGGCGGACCTGTACGACGCCAAGTCCGGTACCGCCCAGGAGCTTTCGGGGGCGAAGGGGAGGATCGCGCTGGTGCGGCTGCCGGACGGGGACAGCGCCGGGACGGTCGCGACGCGCGCGCAGGCCGCGGGCGCCGTGGCGCTGATCGTGCACCGCGACGCACCCGGCCGCTGGTACCCGTCCGTCGGCTTCGCCGGTGGCCCTCTGCCCGTGCTCGCCGTACCTGCCGACGAGGCGGCGGCCCTGCTCGCCGCCGGGGACGTGACCCTGCGCTGGAAGGCCATTGCCAAGAGCCCCTACGTCTACAACCTCGCCTTCCCGGAGTCCGGCCCGGTCCGGTCCGAGCGCACCTATCGCGTGCGGGACTCGGACCTGGCGGCGACCAGGGCGACGTACCGCTCGATGGCGGGCACCGGAACCGACCACATCGACATGGAGTCGATGACCCGGCCGGGCGGACTGTCCGCCTACTTCGGCCAGTTGGAGACCGTCCCCGCGCCCTTCACCCGCACCGAGTACCACAGCACGGGCGACACCGCCTGGCGGCAGGACGTCTCCAGCAGTTTCCCGTGGGGCGAGTTCATGGTCGACCCGGCGCGGACCTACGCCGAGGGTGAGCACGGCACCGAGGAGTGGTACGGCGGGGTCGTCACCCCGGTCACCCCGCTCGACGACAGCGGGCGCGCGGCGCTCGCCGCGGAACGGCAGGGCGACCTGATCGGCGTCGCGCCCGGCTTCTGGGGCGACGGCCAACACCAGGGCCTCCAGGGCAGTTTCGGCGACATCGGCGGCATGGTCCTGAAGCGGAACGGCGAGATGATCGGCGAAAGCCCGTACCCGTTCGGGGTGTTCACCGTCCCGGCGGAGGACTCGGCCTACGAACTGACCCTGAACACGGCGAAGTTCGGTCAGCCGGCGCGCGTCTGGAAGCGCTCGACGTCCACGACGACCACCTGGTCCTTCCGTTCCGCGCTCGACGAGGACGTGTCCTCGCAGGGCATCCCGCTGCTCTTTCCGCGCTACGACCTGCCCGAGGACGGACTGAAGGCGCTGCCCGCCGAGGACGGACAGCGCATCGCCCTCACGGCGACCGGGCACGCGGGCTATCAGCCCGGTGAGCTCACCGAGGTGCGGCTCTCGTACTCGTACGACGAGGGCGAGACCTGGACCGAGGCGCGTACCGTCCGGCGCGACGGGACGTGGGAGGCGGTCGTCGACCACGGCGGGGCGACGGGGAAGCCGGTCACGCTGAGGACCGAGCTGACCGACGCCAAGGGCAACTCCGTCAGCCAGACCGTCCAGCGCGCCTACGACGTGCGCTGA